The sequence AGGTGGCCGAATAGGCGACGGCATTTTCAGCAAAGGCCATCTGCTCGCCCGCAAGCTCCACCGTATTGCCATCGAGCGAAGGCATGGTGGGCACGCGGTAACGGGTTGCAGCCGCGCCAGCGGAACTGGCCGAAGCGCCCGCTTCGCGTGCTTGCAGGGCAGCCGCGAAATCGATGTCGCGCGCCTTGTAACCGGGGGTGGCGGCATTCGCGATATTGGAGGTCAGCATCCCCATGCGCTGCGAGCGCAGTTCCAATGCGGAGCCGTGAATGCCGAACAGGCGGTCGCTCATGATAGGTCTCCCGGCGCGGGGTGGATGCAGGATTGCGCGAAGTGTTCAGCAAGCACCGTGCCAATTGCGCTCGCCCTCAGCGCCACGCCCCGAACCTTCGGCCCGGCGGACCAGCCAAGCGGCAAGCCGCTGCCGGGTGCGGCAACATCTTGCCGGGCTTAAACTTGCCGCCCCACACCCGTTCTGCCTGTGTATGAATTGGCAAGTCCTGCTCGATCCCGTCGCTGCCACCATCGTGCTTGGCGGTACGCTGCTTGCCACCCTGCTGCGCTGCGGGCCGACCGATAGCGCACTGGCGCTTCGCCAATTGAGCAAGATCGGCACCGCTGCATTCGACTATGAAGCAAGCCGCGCCCGGATCGCCCGGCAGATCGAGATTATTCACCGCGAAGGTATCTTGCGCGCTCCCGATGCCGATACGGGGGACGAAGAGCTGCAGACCGCCGGCGATGCGCTGATCCGCCATCGCTCCATTCCCGCGATGCTGGAAACCCACCGCCGCCAGCGCGCCAAGCGCCGCGCCGTGCGCGCCCGCGCCTTGCGCGCGCTGGACAGTGCGGGCGATCTGGCCCCGGTATTCGGCCTGGCGGGGACGTTGTTCGCGCTCAGCCAGTTGCCCGTTAACGGCACCGCCGGCGATGGCGCGCTGATGGCCGCCATCGCGCAGGCCGTCGCGACCACGCTATATGGTGTGCTGGCCGCGCATCTGCTGTTCTACCCGCTCGCGCGGCTGGTGGAGCGGCGCGCACAGGCCGAGGACGACGCCCGCGCCCGGCTGATCGAGTGGCTGGCCAATCAAGTCGAAAGCGCCCTGAAACGCCCCGCCCGCCCGGACCCGGCGAAATCCT comes from Alteripontixanthobacter sp. and encodes:
- a CDS encoding MotA/TolQ/ExbB proton channel family protein, which produces MNWQVLLDPVAATIVLGGTLLATLLRCGPTDSALALRQLSKIGTAAFDYEASRARIARQIEIIHREGILRAPDADTGDEELQTAGDALIRHRSIPAMLETHRRQRAKRRAVRARALRALDSAGDLAPVFGLAGTLFALSQLPVNGTAGDGALMAAIAQAVATTLYGVLAAHLLFYPLARLVERRAQAEDDARARLIEWLANQVESALKRPARPDPAKSWQRAA
- a CDS encoding flagellar basal body protein; amino-acid sequence: MSDRLFGIHGSALELRSQRMGMLTSNIANAATPGYKARDIDFAAALQAREAGASASSAGAAATRYRVPTMPSLDGNTVELAGEQMAFAENAVAYSATLSFLEGRVSTIRRALKGD